The Chromatiales bacterium 21-64-14 DNA segment ACCAGGCTTTCCGGTGCCGACGCTCCGGCACTGATGCCGATTTTCTCCACACCGTCAAACCATTCACGGCGCAGCTGTTGCGCATCCTCAATAAGATGCGTCGGTGTCCCCAGCCGAGTACCCAATTCCGCCAAGCGGCTGGAGTTGGAGCTGTTCGGGGCGCCCACCACCAGCAGAATATCGACGCCGGGCGCCAGCAACTTCACCGCATCCTGCCGGTTCTGGGTCGCATAGCAAATATCGTCTTTCTTCGGCCCTTCAATCAGCGGGAAGCGTGCACGCAGGGCAAGAATCACTTCAGCGGTGTCGTCCATGCTCAAGGTCGTCTGAGTAATGTAAGCGAGCCGCTCCGGGTTGCGGGGCGCCAGAACCGCCACATCGGCGACATTGGAAACCAGATACATCATGCCTTCCGCGACCTGCCCCATGGTGCCCTCCACCTCCGGATGTCCGGCGTGACCAATGAGCACCATCTCCATACCGTCCCGACTGTATTTCTTGACCTCCATATGCACCTTGGTCACCAGTGGGCAGGTGGCATCAAAGACGCTCAGCCCTCTTGCCGCCGCATTCTGGCGGACCATGATGGGCACGCCATGGGCGCTGAAGATCACCGTCGCCGCGTCCGGCACTTCATCCAGCTCTTCGACAAAAATGGCGCCACGGGCGCGCAGATCTTCGACGACATGACGGTTGTGAACGACCTCATGCCGCACATAGATGGGCGCGCCAAAAAGCTCCAACGCACGATCGACGATCTGGATCGCGCGATTGACTCCGGCGCAAAATCCACGCGGATTCGCCAATAAAATTTCCATGCTGAGATTCCCAAAATTAATCAGCTTCGATGTTCTATCCTGCCGCCCGCCCTGTCAACCACCGCGAACTGACTATTCCGGCAGGGAGCCTACCTGTGCGGGGCACGGGTGTAACCTCAGGTCTGATGCGTAGTATCATGAAAACAGGGCTTATATCTCCGGCCTGTTTTTTAAGGCGGATCATTCCCATCTGAGGACTGAACGGATGCT contains these protein-coding regions:
- a CDS encoding 4-hydroxy-3-methylbut-2-enyl diphosphate reductase; protein product: MEILLANPRGFCAGVNRAIQIVDRALELFGAPIYVRHEVVHNRHVVEDLRARGAIFVEELDEVPDAATVIFSAHGVPIMVRQNAAARGLSVFDATCPLVTKVHMEVKKYSRDGMEMVLIGHAGHPEVEGTMGQVAEGMMYLVSNVADVAVLAPRNPERLAYITQTTLSMDDTAEVILALRARFPLIEGPKKDDICYATQNRQDAVKLLAPGVDILLVVGAPNSSNSSRLAELGTRLGTPTHLIEDAQQLRREWFDGVEKIGISAGASAPESLVQEIIDTLQSWGAQIPKETPGVEEKVTFSLPLALVQAQTRRENAS